Proteins encoded by one window of Flagellimonas lutaonensis:
- a CDS encoding TlpA family protein disulfide reductase has product MKFKKKTFLNLLLILFVVSFFVTPLGHYSKIWLNRIFATSPKIIEKAERKQITDYDWKLKDADWNFFNFEKSKGRVIFINLWASWRLPSEAELASVQKLYDAYRGKLDFYIITNEERAPVEEFMQKQGFTFPVTYLIIGEKTPIDVEEVPSSYIIDKNGYIVIHENEIADWDSSVVHNLLEELLEE; this is encoded by the coding sequence ATGAAATTCAAAAAAAAGACCTTTCTCAACCTTCTGCTCATACTTTTTGTTGTATCATTCTTTGTTACGCCCTTAGGGCATTATTCAAAAATTTGGCTGAACAGGATCTTTGCCACATCACCCAAAATAATTGAAAAGGCTGAAAGGAAGCAGATAACCGACTACGATTGGAAGCTGAAAGATGCGGATTGGAACTTCTTCAATTTTGAAAAGTCAAAGGGTCGTGTGATTTTCATCAATCTATGGGCATCTTGGCGGTTGCCTTCTGAAGCAGAATTGGCCAGCGTGCAAAAGCTGTATGATGCGTACCGGGGAAAGCTTGATTTCTACATAATCACCAATGAAGAAAGGGCCCCGGTCGAAGAATTCATGCAAAAGCAGGGGTTTACCTTTCCGGTCACTTATTTGATAATTGGTGAAAAGACACCAATAGATGTTGAAGAGGTACCTTCTTCATACATAATCGACAAGAACGGTTACATTGTGATCCATGAAAACGAAATTGCCGATTGGGACTCAAGCGTGGTTCACAATCTTTTGGAAGAACTCTTGGAAGAGTAG
- a CDS encoding sterol desaturase family protein — protein MKTLIWIVIFLATFSFMEFMAWFTHKYIMHGFLWSLHKDHHKKDHDSWFERNDAFFLFYAVVSMVCFYLGAQTEFWYGWPLGFGILAYGIAYFTVHDIFIHQRFKIFRNANNWYARGVRRAHKMHHKHLGKEDGECFGMLVVPFKYFKKNYSSKSSSKRL, from the coding sequence ATGAAAACACTGATTTGGATAGTTATTTTTCTGGCAACTTTCTCTTTTATGGAGTTCATGGCATGGTTTACCCACAAATACATTATGCATGGTTTTTTATGGAGCCTGCACAAAGATCACCATAAAAAAGACCACGATTCATGGTTTGAACGGAACGATGCCTTTTTTCTATTCTATGCAGTGGTGAGCATGGTCTGCTTCTATCTTGGTGCCCAGACCGAATTCTGGTATGGCTGGCCGCTTGGCTTTGGAATTTTGGCCTATGGCATCGCCTATTTCACGGTACACGATATTTTTATACACCAGCGGTTCAAGATATTCAGAAATGCCAACAATTGGTATGCGCGCGGTGTACGCAGGGCCCATAAAATGCACCACAAACATTTGGGCAAAGAAGACGGTGAGTGCTTCGGTATGCTGGTAGTGCCTTTCAAGTATTTTAAAAAGAACTACTCTTCCAAGAGTTCTTCCAAAAGATTGTGA
- a CDS encoding phytoene/squalene synthase family protein: MKAIFDKVSYQCSKTVTKSYSTSFSLATKMLGPNIRSHIYNIYGFVRFADEIVDSFHDYDKKELLNHFEEDLDKALSQKISLNPILNAFQHTYHQYGIPRHLVDAFMRSMRMDLTKKEYATENEYREYIYGSADVVGLMCLCVFVKGDKERYGELKESAMALGSAFQKVNFLRDLKADFEDLNRTYFPHIDLAKLDEVSKNRIVEEIRDDFKKGHAGIAKLPNDSKFGVYTAYKYYSKLLDKLVKTPPLEIKNTRIRVPNYQKFGLLATSYVSYKLNLV; the protein is encoded by the coding sequence ATGAAGGCAATTTTTGACAAGGTCTCATACCAATGCAGTAAAACGGTCACAAAATCGTATAGCACATCGTTTTCGCTGGCAACCAAAATGTTGGGCCCCAACATTAGATCGCACATTTATAATATTTACGGCTTTGTCAGATTTGCCGATGAAATTGTCGATAGCTTTCATGACTATGACAAGAAAGAACTGCTGAACCATTTTGAAGAGGACCTCGATAAGGCACTTTCCCAAAAAATCAGCCTAAACCCAATACTCAACGCCTTTCAACATACCTACCACCAATATGGTATTCCGCGACATTTGGTAGATGCCTTTATGCGCAGTATGCGGATGGATTTGACCAAAAAAGAGTATGCCACCGAGAATGAGTACAGAGAATACATCTATGGTTCGGCAGATGTGGTCGGCCTCATGTGTCTTTGCGTATTTGTAAAGGGCGATAAAGAAAGGTATGGTGAATTGAAAGAGTCTGCCATGGCTTTGGGCTCTGCCTTTCAAAAGGTAAATTTTTTGCGCGACCTAAAAGCAGATTTTGAAGATCTGAACAGAACCTACTTCCCACACATCGACCTGGCCAAGTTGGATGAAGTTTCAAAAAACCGTATTGTCGAGGAAATACGTGATGACTTCAAAAAGGGGCACGCCGGTATTGCCAAATTACCGAACGACTCTAAATTTGGGGTGTACACGGCATACAAATATTACAGCAAACTATTGGACAAGTTGGTGAAAACACCTCCTTTGGAAATAAAAAACACCCGAATTCGGGTGCCCAATTATCAAAAATTTGGGCTATTGGCTACATCATATGTCAGTTATAAATTGAATTTGGTATAA
- a CDS encoding phytoene desaturase family protein has translation MKKAVVIGSGFSSLSCACYLAKNNFDVTILEKNATVGGRARQFKKDGFTFDMGPSWYWMPDIFENFFNDFDKKASDYYQLDKLDPAYKVFFSDDQVTIGDSLDKICEEFERLEVGSSNELKKFMAKAKKNYQIAINDIVLRPGQSPFELVTPETIMRVDQFFKNISQEVRKRVSDPKLISILEFPVLFLGAKPSKTPSFYSFMNYADFGLGTWHPKGGMYEIVKAMTALAHELGVGIETNSPVDKINVENGKVISVTANGKDIACDMAISGADYSHTETLLDSRYRQFSETYWQKKTFAPSSLLFYVGFDKKLRGIGHHNLFFDTDFDEHAKEIYDRPQWPTEPLFYANFPSVTDDSMAPKGCETGFFLIPIAPGLEDTETLRDQYFDIIIDRFEKRTEQEIKNNIIFKESFCVKDFIKDYNSYKGNAYGMANTLRQTAFLRPPLKSKKVKNLFFTGQLTVPGPGVPPALISGKLVSNLITKQYS, from the coding sequence ATGAAAAAAGCTGTTGTTATCGGTTCAGGGTTCTCATCATTGTCATGTGCCTGCTATTTGGCCAAAAACAACTTTGACGTCACCATTTTAGAAAAAAATGCGACGGTCGGCGGTAGGGCCAGACAGTTCAAAAAAGACGGTTTCACCTTTGACATGGGCCCTAGTTGGTACTGGATGCCAGATATTTTTGAAAACTTTTTCAACGATTTCGACAAGAAGGCTTCAGACTATTACCAGCTTGACAAACTCGATCCGGCCTACAAAGTATTTTTTTCAGATGACCAAGTAACCATTGGCGATAGCTTGGATAAAATTTGTGAAGAGTTTGAAAGGTTGGAAGTCGGTAGCAGCAATGAGCTCAAAAAATTTATGGCCAAGGCCAAAAAAAATTACCAAATCGCCATCAACGATATTGTGCTAAGGCCGGGGCAATCGCCCTTTGAACTGGTGACCCCTGAAACCATTATGCGGGTTGATCAATTCTTTAAAAACATTAGTCAAGAAGTCAGAAAAAGGGTAAGCGACCCAAAATTGATTTCAATACTGGAATTTCCTGTGCTTTTTTTGGGCGCTAAACCCAGTAAGACCCCATCGTTTTACAGTTTTATGAACTATGCCGATTTTGGCTTGGGCACGTGGCACCCCAAGGGCGGAATGTACGAAATCGTAAAGGCAATGACCGCTTTGGCGCATGAACTGGGTGTTGGCATCGAAACGAACAGCCCGGTTGATAAAATCAATGTAGAGAATGGCAAAGTAATCTCTGTTACGGCAAATGGAAAAGATATTGCATGTGATATGGCAATCAGTGGTGCAGACTATAGCCATACCGAAACCCTACTCGATTCTCGGTACCGGCAATTCTCAGAAACGTATTGGCAAAAAAAGACCTTTGCCCCCTCAAGCCTGTTGTTCTATGTGGGCTTCGACAAAAAACTACGTGGAATAGGCCACCACAACCTATTCTTCGACACCGATTTTGACGAACATGCAAAAGAAATCTATGACCGGCCACAATGGCCAACAGAGCCCTTGTTCTATGCCAATTTTCCATCGGTGACAGATGACAGTATGGCTCCAAAAGGATGCGAGACTGGATTTTTCTTGATACCCATTGCTCCCGGACTTGAAGATACCGAAACCCTACGTGACCAATATTTCGACATCATCATCGACAGGTTTGAAAAACGCACCGAGCAAGAAATCAAGAATAATATTATATTTAAGGAGAGCTTTTGCGTAAAAGACTTTATCAAAGACTATAATTCTTACAAGGGCAATGCCTACGGAATGGCGAATACACTGCGGCAGACCGCCTTTCTTAGACCTCCCTTAAAAAGTAAGAAGGTCAAGAATCTGTTTTTTACAGGTCAATTGACCGTTCCGGGGCCCGGCGTACCACCAGCTCTGATATCGGGAAAATTGGTTTCAAATCTCATTACCAAACAATACAGTTAA
- a CDS encoding MerR family transcriptional regulator → MNNVKQSFSIRDMENLSGIKAHTIRIWEKRYNLFKPERTSTNIRTYSLASLQKLLNITLLYNNGFKISKIAKIPEEQIPEKVHEIIANTSENSHAINALKLAMVNFDQNLFYETYNSLLAEKSFKTVFYEVFIPLLTELGLLWQTDTISPAHEHFITNLIKQKIYVHTEKLQTKPPTRHDKVFALFLPENEIHEIGLLYVNYEILLKGYKTIYLGQTMPLENLSDLLKYYDNLCFVSYFTVSPTKDRLEKYIADFSNNLNRHGESRLWVLGRQVRQLELKELPPVVTIFESIEELSKSL, encoded by the coding sequence ATGAACAATGTAAAACAATCGTTCAGTATCAGGGATATGGAAAATCTCTCTGGAATAAAGGCACATACCATTCGTATATGGGAGAAACGCTATAATCTGTTCAAGCCTGAAAGAACCAGTACCAATATTCGTACCTATAGCCTGGCCAGCCTTCAAAAACTATTGAACATTACCCTACTATACAACAATGGATTTAAGATTTCGAAAATTGCAAAAATTCCCGAAGAGCAAATACCTGAAAAGGTTCATGAAATTATTGCCAATACCAGTGAAAACAGCCATGCCATAAACGCCCTCAAATTGGCCATGGTAAATTTTGACCAAAACCTTTTCTACGAAACGTATAATTCACTGCTGGCCGAGAAGTCGTTCAAGACGGTGTTCTATGAGGTCTTTATTCCACTTTTGACCGAATTGGGGCTCTTATGGCAAACTGATACCATAAGTCCGGCGCATGAGCACTTTATCACCAATTTGATCAAACAGAAAATCTATGTGCACACCGAAAAACTGCAGACGAAACCCCCTACGAGGCATGACAAGGTGTTTGCCCTATTTTTACCTGAGAACGAAATCCATGAGATCGGGCTGTTGTATGTGAACTATGAAATACTGCTCAAAGGCTACAAGACAATTTATCTGGGCCAGACCATGCCCCTTGAAAATTTGTCTGACCTACTGAAATATTACGATAATCTATGCTTCGTTTCGTATTTCACAGTCTCGCCCACAAAAGATAGATTGGAAAAATATATTGCAGATTTTTCAAATAACCTCAACCGCCATGGCGAATCAAGGCTTTGGGTGTTGGGGAGACAGGTACGGCAATTGGAGCTGAAAGAACTTCCACCCGTGGTCACCATATTTGAATCGATAGAAGAACTGTCAAAATCGCTTTAG
- a CDS encoding ABC transporter ATP-binding protein produces MDLVLETRHINKYFKNPVLFHVLKDISFGIKKGEFASIMGKSGSGKSTLLYILSTMDTDYEGKLFLNGEMVSGKPHSELSKIRNKHIGFVFQFHYLLSEFSVLENVMLPAKKLGAKTNGQIEHDAMEKLRMLNIPHLANKRASRISGGEKQRVAIARALINDPDILMGDEPTGNLDSYNAENVFNIFKDLKETQNLSLLVVTHDEDFAKRTDRIIQMEDGKILT; encoded by the coding sequence ATGGATTTGGTGTTGGAAACAAGGCATATCAACAAATACTTTAAAAACCCGGTGCTCTTTCACGTGCTGAAAGACATCAGCTTCGGCATCAAAAAGGGTGAATTTGCCTCCATTATGGGCAAATCAGGGTCTGGAAAATCTACACTGTTGTACATTCTTTCGACCATGGACACCGATTACGAGGGAAAACTTTTTCTCAACGGGGAGATGGTGAGTGGAAAACCACATTCAGAATTGTCCAAGATCAGAAACAAGCACATCGGTTTTGTGTTTCAGTTCCATTACCTTCTCTCTGAGTTCAGCGTGCTTGAAAACGTGATGCTTCCTGCTAAAAAACTGGGCGCCAAGACCAATGGACAGATCGAACACGATGCCATGGAAAAACTACGTATGCTCAACATACCACATTTGGCCAATAAGCGGGCCTCTCGTATTTCTGGCGGTGAAAAACAACGGGTTGCCATTGCTAGGGCCCTGATCAACGACCCCGACATTCTTATGGGCGATGAGCCTACCGGCAACCTTGACAGTTACAATGCCGAGAACGTGTTCAATATTTTCAAGGACTTGAAGGAAACCCAAAATCTGTCGCTGTTGGTGGTGACCCATGATGAGGATTTCGCAAAACGAACGGATCGGATCATTCAGATGGAAGATGGCAAAATTCTTACATGA
- a CDS encoding ABC transporter permease translates to MTNWKVILEIAKTHLLTKMKSTVTASLGVTFGIGSYITLVSFMTGLNQMLDDLILDQTPHIRLYNEIAPSDRQPISFVDEFTDAVNVVRSVKPKQNQEKIHNALPILSYLKENELVRGAMPQVKAQIFYLSGSIELGGNLTGIDVMQEVRLANMGDYIVKGSPEALENNKSGILLGAGLAKKMSVDVGDRIQVSTPTGNVTPLKIVGIYQSGIADLDNIQSFANLKTVQRILGEAENYVTDINMKLYDIGQAPDLAKSLERQFNVTAIDIQRANAQFETGSSIRNLITYAVSVTLLIVAGFGIYNILNMLIYEKMKDIAILKATGFSGTDVQMIFMSQALIIGIIGGILGLFIGFLLSKTIDNLAFETEALPTITTYPVNYNVFYYVVGITFALISTFVAGYFPSAKAKRIDPVRIIRGT, encoded by the coding sequence ATGACCAATTGGAAAGTAATCTTAGAAATTGCCAAAACACATCTGTTGACCAAGATGAAATCTACCGTAACAGCTTCTCTGGGAGTCACCTTTGGCATAGGTTCGTACATTACCTTGGTAAGCTTCATGACCGGGCTGAACCAAATGCTCGACGACCTTATACTGGATCAAACCCCACATATTAGGCTTTACAATGAAATTGCCCCCTCTGACAGACAACCCATCTCATTCGTTGATGAGTTTACAGATGCCGTGAATGTGGTACGTTCGGTCAAACCAAAACAGAACCAAGAAAAGATACACAATGCTCTTCCGATCCTATCATATCTAAAGGAAAATGAGCTAGTAAGGGGCGCCATGCCCCAGGTCAAGGCGCAAATATTTTACCTTTCAGGTTCCATAGAGCTGGGCGGCAACCTCACAGGCATCGATGTAATGCAAGAAGTGCGCCTGGCCAATATGGGCGATTACATTGTAAAAGGAAGCCCCGAGGCCCTTGAAAACAATAAAAGCGGCATACTTCTTGGGGCGGGTCTTGCCAAAAAAATGTCGGTAGATGTGGGTGACCGAATACAGGTCAGCACACCCACGGGCAATGTAACACCCTTAAAAATCGTCGGAATCTACCAAAGCGGTATCGCCGATCTCGACAACATTCAAAGTTTTGCCAATCTAAAGACCGTGCAACGCATTCTAGGTGAGGCCGAGAATTATGTGACCGATATAAACATGAAGCTGTACGATATTGGCCAGGCCCCAGACTTGGCCAAATCGCTGGAACGACAGTTCAACGTAACGGCCATTGACATTCAACGGGCCAATGCACAGTTTGAAACCGGTTCTAGCATCCGTAACCTTATTACCTATGCCGTTTCGGTAACCCTGCTGATCGTGGCCGGTTTTGGCATCTATAATATTTTGAATATGCTCATCTATGAAAAAATGAAGGATATCGCCATCTTGAAGGCAACCGGATTCTCGGGTACCGATGTACAGATGATCTTTATGAGCCAAGCGCTCATTATCGGTATCATCGGTGGGATATTGGGACTTTTTATAGGGTTCTTACTCTCTAAGACCATAGACAACTTGGCCTTTGAGACCGAGGCATTGCCCACCATTACCACCTATCCCGTAAACTATAACGTTTTCTATTATGTGGTGGGTATAACCTTTGCGCTTATATCGACTTTTGTAGCGGGCTACTTCCCCTCGGCCAAAGCCAAACGAATTGACCCCGTACGAATTATCAGGGGCACCTAA
- a CDS encoding efflux RND transporter periplasmic adaptor subunit, whose protein sequence is MRIGIVLFSLVAVLLNSCGNDGEKVLPLTIDITESVYASALVQPDSLYDVHAPVNGILDHIQVQEGDTVQQGDVLFKIIDTNPLLNSKNAKLNLELARANYGPNSPILKKIRADIDAARLSLTNDSINYYRQKRLWEQKIGSKMEYDSRKLAYELSQKKLNRLQSEYRRMEKELAIQFEQAKNTYISTQTNAEDFTVRSKIKGTVYAVNKEPGELVTTSQPLAAIGSSTDFLIEMLVDEVDIVKLHKGQRTFITLDAYPNKVFEAHITKIYPKKDEKSQTFKVEGVFDESPETLYPGLAGEANIIIATKKNALVVPKAYFMDDFHVLTEDGPVKVTTGLQNLEYVEIVEGLTKDTEIIKPTQ, encoded by the coding sequence TTGCGAATAGGCATAGTTCTTTTTTCCTTGGTGGCTGTTCTTTTGAATTCCTGCGGCAATGATGGTGAAAAGGTACTACCGTTGACAATCGATATAACAGAGTCGGTATATGCCTCGGCATTGGTACAGCCCGATAGCCTGTACGATGTGCATGCCCCCGTTAATGGCATATTGGACCACATACAGGTTCAAGAGGGCGATACCGTACAGCAAGGCGATGTGCTGTTTAAGATTATCGATACCAATCCCTTGCTCAATTCAAAGAACGCCAAATTGAACCTAGAACTGGCAAGGGCGAACTATGGGCCCAATTCGCCCATCTTAAAAAAGATACGGGCCGATATCGATGCCGCACGCCTTTCACTGACCAACGATTCGATCAACTATTACCGTCAAAAACGATTGTGGGAGCAGAAAATAGGGTCAAAAATGGAATACGATTCCAGAAAATTGGCCTATGAACTGTCCCAAAAAAAATTGAATCGCTTGCAAAGCGAGTATCGTAGAATGGAGAAAGAGCTCGCCATACAGTTTGAACAGGCCAAAAACACCTATATAAGTACCCAGACCAATGCCGAAGACTTTACCGTGCGTAGTAAAATCAAAGGAACCGTATACGCCGTCAACAAAGAACCCGGTGAATTGGTGACCACCTCACAACCACTGGCAGCAATTGGCAGCTCAACAGATTTTCTTATTGAAATGCTGGTCGATGAAGTCGATATCGTAAAACTACACAAGGGCCAACGTACGTTTATCACCCTAGATGCATACCCCAACAAAGTGTTTGAGGCCCATATCACCAAAATATATCCTAAGAAAGATGAGAAATCGCAGACCTTCAAAGTTGAGGGTGTATTTGATGAATCCCCAGAAACGTTGTACCCCGGTCTGGCCGGTGAAGCCAATATCATCATTGCCACCAAGAAAAATGCCCTGGTCGTTCCGAAGGCATATTTCATGGACGACTTTCATGTCTTGACCGAAGACGGGCCGGTAAAAGTAACCACAGGGCTACAAAACCTTGAGTACGTTGAAATCGTTGAGGGCCTTACCAAGGATACCGAAATTATCAAGCCTACACAATGA
- a CDS encoding universal stress protein: protein MNSILVPIDFSKHSLFALEAAAHLARQTNASILVLHMLGLSEAVLAKSETQEHQEAQYYMNLAKKRFRPLLEKPFLEGIEVEIMLQNYKIFSELDEIASEKGIDLIVMGSHGNGGIGTLVVGSNTDKVIRTSSVPVLVIKKEHSSFEIKKMVFSTHLGEETIDAYKKAKAFADTFAAQMEVVYINLPYHNFKSTKEIEKKIDVFKALAGGTIDVHVANDYSVGEGVMNFCERQGADLLVIPTHGRKGLVHFFKGSIGEKMAKRSTVPVLTIRI, encoded by the coding sequence ATGAACAGTATTTTGGTTCCCATAGATTTTTCAAAACATTCATTGTTCGCGCTGGAAGCAGCGGCACATCTTGCCAGGCAGACCAATGCCAGTATACTTGTGTTACATATGTTGGGGCTTTCAGAAGCGGTTTTGGCCAAGAGTGAAACACAAGAACACCAAGAGGCACAATATTATATGAACCTTGCCAAAAAACGCTTTAGGCCTTTATTGGAAAAGCCTTTTCTAGAGGGAATAGAGGTTGAGATAATGCTTCAGAACTACAAGATATTCAGTGAGCTTGATGAAATTGCCAGTGAAAAGGGCATTGACCTTATTGTAATGGGGTCACATGGAAACGGAGGAATCGGCACCTTGGTGGTGGGGTCAAATACCGACAAGGTCATTAGAACCTCATCGGTGCCCGTTCTGGTCATCAAAAAAGAACATTCTTCGTTCGAAATAAAAAAGATGGTGTTCTCGACCCACTTGGGTGAAGAGACCATTGATGCCTACAAAAAGGCCAAGGCGTTTGCCGACACGTTCGCTGCCCAGATGGAGGTAGTGTACATCAACCTCCCATATCATAATTTCAAGAGTACAAAAGAGATTGAAAAGAAAATAGATGTTTTTAAGGCCTTGGCAGGTGGAACCATAGATGTGCACGTGGCCAATGATTATTCCGTTGGAGAAGGGGTCATGAACTTTTGTGAAAGGCAGGGCGCCGACTTACTGGTAATTCCCACCCATGGCCGAAAAGGGCTGGTTCATTTTTTTAAGGGAAGCATTGGGGAGAAAATGGCAAAACGCTCAACGGTGCCTGTACTTACCATAAGAATTTAA
- a CDS encoding PAS domain-containing sensor histidine kinase, which translates to MKVFEKNSNIFQLLTEAISEGILVVNAEQLIVASNGSACQMFGYADGELVGKSLNTLIPSKYHAAHKGHVKKFLKRSEKRRMGAGLDLFGIRKDGAQFPVEVGLNPFELYGNTYIMALILDVSKQKEQESKIRELNAQLEQKIEQRTKELRTTVSELRDEVKRRKEAEEKAKASLKKEVELGELKTKFLSLVSHEFKTPLSAISTSTMLLSKYTQTEQQEKRNKHLATIMAKVKYLNNILNDFLSVERLESGKVKYNITSFALSKVVNEVVYDSNMLLKTGQRILYPNDIDDIILEFDEKILELVLSNLIHNAIKYSPEDATIDLRASKGDGHITIKVIDEGIGIPKDDQKHIFQRYYRAGNALLTQGTGIGLNIAKLHIGNLGGDISFTSTEGEGSEFELKLPYKNSKLGS; encoded by the coding sequence ATGAAGGTTTTTGAGAAGAACAGTAACATCTTTCAATTATTGACCGAGGCGATATCTGAAGGGATATTGGTGGTCAACGCGGAACAACTAATAGTGGCTAGTAATGGATCTGCCTGTCAAATGTTCGGATATGCAGACGGGGAGCTTGTGGGCAAATCGCTGAACACCTTGATTCCATCAAAATACCATGCTGCACATAAGGGGCATGTGAAAAAATTTCTCAAACGCAGTGAAAAAAGGCGTATGGGTGCTGGGTTAGATTTATTTGGTATCCGTAAAGACGGGGCTCAATTTCCGGTCGAGGTTGGTCTGAACCCCTTCGAATTGTATGGCAACACCTATATCATGGCCCTTATTTTAGATGTTTCTAAACAGAAAGAGCAGGAATCAAAGATAAGGGAACTCAATGCTCAACTTGAACAAAAGATTGAACAACGTACCAAAGAATTGCGGACAACTGTCAGTGAATTGAGAGATGAGGTAAAACGAAGAAAAGAAGCTGAGGAAAAGGCCAAAGCGTCTCTTAAAAAAGAAGTGGAACTAGGCGAACTAAAAACAAAATTCCTTTCACTGGTGTCTCACGAGTTCAAGACCCCGTTGAGTGCCATATCGACATCTACCATGTTGCTTTCCAAATATACCCAGACCGAACAGCAAGAAAAACGGAACAAGCACTTGGCAACCATAATGGCCAAGGTCAAATACCTGAACAACATTTTAAATGACTTTCTTTCGGTGGAAAGGTTGGAGTCTGGCAAGGTCAAGTACAACATCACCTCATTTGCGTTGAGCAAGGTTGTCAATGAGGTGGTGTACGATTCGAACATGTTGTTGAAAACGGGCCAAAGAATTCTTTATCCCAATGATATTGATGATATAATTTTGGAATTTGACGAAAAAATTCTTGAATTGGTACTATCCAATCTTATCCATAATGCCATCAAATATTCCCCTGAAGATGCTACCATCGATTTGAGGGCCAGCAAGGGAGATGGCCATATTACGATAAAGGTAATTGACGAGGGCATAGGTATACCAAAAGATGACCAGAAACACATTTTTCAACGCTATTACAGGGCCGGAAATGCACTATTGACCCAGGGTACCGGTATCGGATTGAATATTGCAAAGCTGCATATCGGAAATTTGGGAGGGGATATTTCTTTTACAAGCACCGAAGGCGAAGGTTCTGAGTTTGAGTTGAAGCTTCCTTACAAAAACTCTAAATTAGGGTCATGA
- a CDS encoding response regulator: protein MKKVLLIEDDLSLRENIEELLELSGYEVVTAPNGCIGVDLARQEAPDVIVCDIMMPEMDGYGVLKELSSDSQTQQIPFIFLSAKTERSEVRKGMDMGADDYLTKPFEEDELISAIESRLAKAQILANNEVATSLNNDGGQEGVHTLHQLKNFIDDHGTVEKYEKGAIIFDENAHANNVFLILKGVVKCYRMDEDGKELITSLHHADDFLGLTSFIDNVTYRESAAAVEEVELAKISKSELKHLVESNQDVSMELMELLSSNISEYKDKLLQMAYGSVRKKTARTLLQFAEILKKGPDQPINIARSDLASVAGIATESLIRTLSNFKKQGLIEVGGRNIKILDVKGLQSVI, encoded by the coding sequence GTGAAAAAAGTACTGTTAATCGAAGATGATCTGTCGTTGAGGGAAAATATAGAAGAATTATTGGAACTCTCAGGGTACGAAGTGGTGACCGCACCGAATGGCTGTATTGGTGTAGACTTGGCCCGGCAAGAGGCCCCCGACGTGATCGTTTGTGATATCATGATGCCCGAAATGGATGGCTACGGGGTATTGAAAGAACTTTCATCAGATTCCCAGACCCAGCAGATTCCCTTCATATTTCTTTCGGCAAAGACCGAGCGTTCAGAGGTTAGAAAGGGCATGGATATGGGTGCCGACGACTACCTTACCAAGCCCTTTGAAGAAGACGAGCTTATAAGTGCCATAGAAAGTCGCCTTGCCAAAGCCCAGATACTTGCCAACAACGAGGTGGCCACTTCATTGAACAACGATGGCGGCCAAGAAGGGGTGCACACCTTGCACCAACTGAAAAATTTTATCGACGACCATGGTACTGTGGAGAAATATGAAAAGGGGGCCATCATCTTTGATGAAAATGCACATGCCAATAATGTCTTTCTCATTTTAAAGGGCGTTGTCAAATGCTACCGTATGGATGAAGATGGCAAAGAGTTGATAACCAGCTTGCACCACGCTGACGACTTTTTGGGCCTTACTTCCTTTATCGATAATGTGACCTACAGAGAGAGTGCCGCAGCGGTTGAAGAGGTAGAGCTCGCAAAAATATCGAAATCTGAACTGAAGCATTTGGTTGAAAGCAACCAAGATGTCTCAATGGAGTTGATGGAATTGCTTTCATCGAACATATCGGAATACAAAGACAAATTGCTTCAAATGGCCTATGGTTCGGTGCGCAAGAAAACCGCGCGCACCTTGCTGCAGTTCGCCGAGATACTTAAAAAAGGCCCCGACCAGCCCATCAATATAGCCAGAAGCGATTTGGCCAGTGTGGCGGGCATTGCTACCGAAAGCCTGATACGAACCCTATCGAACTTTAAAAAGCAAGGGCTTATAGAGGTGGGGGGACGAAACATTAAGATTTTAGATGTCAAGGGCTTACAGTCGGTGATCTAA